The Tribolium castaneum strain GA2 chromosome 3, icTriCast1.1, whole genome shotgun sequence sequence GCTTTATTATTGATCACTTTGACATTTAAATAACCTCAAAACCTGcccaaattttaaacattaatttcgTGCATATAGCGttaaaaattgaggaaatggATGAGTGGTTACGTTTCGGGTTGATAAAATCTTTGAAGAGAAAGGCTTCAAATTGCATGACAACTCGTAGGTTTTGAAACTAAATGGGCTGAAGCCTCTGGTTCTGGGCCCCAAAGAGGCGGATGCACTGGTCAATGGGACCCAACTTATCACTAGCATTGGGGCCGAAGCTGTGGAAAGGGCTCTGCATATAGCAAAACAGGCCGATGTTGTTGCTGCGCTTACTTTAGAGGTGTTGAAAGGGACGTCTCGTGCGTTTGATTCAGACGTCCAGAAGATAAGGCCCCACAAAGGACAGATCGCTGTAGCCAAACGATTGAGAGCGCTGCTTCACTCTGATACTTATCCGTCCGAAATTGCAGGTAATTGGTAGATTTAAAGGCCAggaaagcaaaaataattgtgtagAAAGCCACAGGTTTTGTAATAAGGTCCAAGACGCATACACTTTGAGATGTTGTCCCCAGGTTCACGGAATTGTTCACGACACAATCGATTTTGTACAAGGAATCATCCAGACTGAGATGAACAGCGGGACTGATAATCCTGTAtccttttttacaaaatatttcaaatacaTACTGGAATTTCTTTAATACAAATGTAGCTTGTTTTTGCTGATCGAGGCGAAATCATTTCAGCGGGAAATTTCCACGGGGAATACCCTGCCAAAGTTTTAGACTTCCTAAGTATAGCGGTTCACGAGTTGGCTTCAATGAGCGAAAAACGAATCGAGCGATTAGTAAACCCCGGTAAAGTCCCGCAATCAccctttaaattaaattaataattagtaatttgcATAGCATTAAGCAGCCTTCCGGCTTATCTCGTGAAAGATGGAGGCCTCAATTCCGGTTTCATGGTGGCGCATTGCACGGCTGCAGCTTTAGGTTTTTCCCCCAAATTcctatttacatttttttaaatcttgttTACAGTTTCTGAAAACAAAGTTGTTTGCCACCCTTCGTCAGTAGACAGTATGAGCACGAGCGCCGGTCAGGAGGATCACGTTTCGATGGGATGTTTCGCTGCTCGAAAAGCTCTCCAAGTGATCGAAAATGTGGAAAATGTGATTGCTATCGAGCTCCTTGCGGCATGTCAAGCAATTGAGTTTTTGAGGCCTTTGAGGACGACGACGCCTTTGGAGGAGGTTTATGCTACAGTGAGGAGTGTGGTCCAGCCTTGGGACAAGGACAGGTTTATGGCGCCCGATATTGAAGCCGTTAAGAAGCTCTTAGTTgagaataaaatttggaatacTGTGCAACATTATATGATGTTTTATCATGCGCCTCAAGTAATCATCCAAAAGTGAAATTGAcgcattatttatttcttaaatttttaggaACAAGAAACGAGGGTTTTTAGTCCGACTGCTTCCAGTTTGGGGCCGGAAAGGGCCAAACCTAGGAGCAGTGGAAGGATTTCGCTGAAGAGGAAGAGCTTCGCTCAAGAAGCagagttttgatttatttacagTACacgtattgttattaattattatcgttACCAATAAACTTATCATTTGAcgtttttcactattttatttGCTGATTCCTTTTCCacaaataatgataataatatgTGCACGGGACACTTTATCTAAGGCGGTGCGTTCTATAAAAGTCCCACCAcatgacttttttaaagaaaaccgaaaagaaaaagttaataaaattttcttaaatgaaTGGATGTGAAGTAATAATTTcgctatgattttttttatttacttctttcgaattttttaatcttgaacacaaaaaaagaactatcaaaaaaatattcctttTAATGAAACTTGATCCTTCATCCTTAATTCTTGATTACAAGTGCGAGGCTGGAGACAGtcacttaaataaaacaaaattgtttcaagTGACTCGTTTCGTTTACCTACGCGTATTTTGTAACGaaaccgttaaaatttaaaggccGTTAATCGTTGTTGCTATCAATAACCAATAATGTTCTTATAGAAAGcttcatcaaattttaattcgttgttaaaagttaacaacgcgaatagaccaatcaatTTGCCTcagtttggtcacgtgatcagttattACGCATTTaactacaaattaaattaatgacgctacTATAAACCGGTCCCCAGATTTGTGATTTTAACCAGTGTTAAATTCTTACAGcccgttaaaaaaatacggaATAGAGTTTATTgaactcgaaaatttttcaagacCGAAACTTATTATGAATTTTCTTTTCAATGCTTGTCTTGTATTcccaataattttgttttatttatcggTGCCTGTAAGTGGATCAAGTTCCTTGCCATATGTTTGATAGTAAAGTCACTAATCTACAAttccttttaataaatatttaagttggtattatttttgtctaGAGTTATGTGAATTACCTGAAATTATACTTCTTAAATTACGCCATTTTTGGGAAGAGAGTGGGTGTGACACAGAAGCTCAAGGGCAAATATCTAGCTCATACTCGGGTAAAAAAAGTACAACATGGCGACAAAGCTACAGAATTTATGTCCTACAAAACAACATAAATTACACATATTGAATACCTAATCTTAGATTTTTCACATATTTTTTACACACATTCTAACAGAGCATTTTATTATTCCATTACACTCACATTAGAAATGGAGAACAGTAGGTATtattgaatttattaaatatatgtgaacaattttttttcagtaagtaTGTGAATCAATTCATATGAATTACTTAtaagtataattttaaaaattgtgaagaATAAAACATGCAACGAAAAAAAGTATGGTAGtagttaattataattacggatacttaaatttaaataagtacTAAAATAAGTACTTTCTCAAATAAAGCTGCAATCAGCAACGAAAAACAGAAGTGAATAAAACCTTATTTCCAAcgtaaaaattggaaaaaaaaagaaaaagaagctaaaggtaaaaaaaaaaatttcttaaatagGTAATGCCAAATTGTATAATTTTGCCtactattttttcaactgTGCATGTTTGGAGAATGGTTACTTTCAAccttttttaaagtaaataaactAGCATTACAAGATCAACCGGACAATTGGCAATCGCAAAAGATAGACCGTATCTTTATTACAGATTTCTGCTGCATCTctctaagttttcagagctaTACTGCCACCTACACCCCTACCTATAGAAGTGTcctgaaaaataatatttctgGCTTTTCGAAACTATCGATTCTGAGACATAAATAATGTCATTTCCGACGCCCATTCCCGCAAATTTGGCTCATAAACCCGAATTTATTTAGGCCGATTAGATACACATAAAACACATTATCACTTCCGTCAATTCCGTTTATTTAAGGCCGCTATCCCATGATTGTTTGCTTTTAATAAAGCCCCCGGAATCGAATCCTCCTATTTACGAACCCTTCTATTTCAACCCCGCTTAACTGTAAATAATAACGTCTTCGTTTTCGTGTTTCGCATGCTTTCGTCAATGTCGGAGTTTGGAAGTTTAACAGTTTAATTAAAGCATCTCGACGTGACAGCTCACGTAATTTATCAACCGAAAAAATTCCTCTAATGATAAGGGTGCGAATGGGAATTGGGGCTGAAGTGCAGATTATGACATGACGTTAAAACGCGCGATGTAACAAACATTAAACGTGATAAGAATCAGTGGAGGGGATTCATTTCGGGGTGGATTTCGCACTGATAATCATTAAAAGTGACGCCTCAACAACTTGACAAAAATCGCAAACATCTTGTAGCGCGCATTTCAGGAagtttatgtaaattaattactaaaGTGATCCACTCCTCGTTGCATTACTCCGGGCTCTTGGCTTTGATAGTCTGgaattaataagttaaatttGGGGACATTACATTAATGGCGGAACATTTTGCTCCATTACATACGAAACAAAGTGGCAATCTTAAGTTTTAATAACGTTTTATTGCAGCGCGCTTGCTCTTGTTGCACTTTTTCTGATTGGCCTCGCGctaattgaattaatattgcAGACTGGGTAACTTTTCATTACAAACTGAAACGGAGTATGTCCCGTattagatttaatttaattcattagACTCATTTCAAATCCCAATCCGTCCAATTGTGGACTCCAAGTGGGCTTTCTGAACTATCTCTATGGACCTAATGATGTTAAAACAGATCAGATTATCCACAGTATTATGTGCTTACAacattataatttttccaaaatttggaTTACAACGTGAGCATggatcaataaaaaataataaaaggaaAGAAAAGATAATTCAGAAGTTGCGGGGAAGTTTTCAACTACTACCACCATTGCGTTTGTTTTCCTTTTCTGATTTTATCTTACAGTCAAGTTTGAAGTACCTACCCACACTGCCTTCAAGCACAAAGACTTCGAATATGAAATGAACAATATATGAGGGCTCATCACATTAACCCCAAAGACACAATTCAAATTAGTAATTATGTTGTATTCACCGCACAAAGAGGAAAATATGTCATTATCCGCACTTTAACCCCTTTAATAATGCAGcttaatttagtaaatttcCACGCACGAAAAAGCcgtcaattttcaatttggaCGTAGATTTGAAACTCACTAACCAcccaattacaaaaatattaacgTGTTTCAAACACGCACTACAATTTAGAGCCGAGTCTTAAATTAGAAAGTGCTTTGAAACAAGAACAGTCTCGAGGGGCAAAAATTGTCGGAATAGAAGAAAGCAAAAGTTTGCAAAAGCTTCGCTGAAATTTGACTCCAGctcattaaaataattaaggcTGGCCCAGTTTCGCACCACAAAGAGCCTATTCATGGTGGTTTCTTTCCTCCACGGCCAGGTTTATTAGACATGTGAaagaaatgaaataataaacaatgcGGAAATGCGCACGCGCTTGTCTTACCCGGGCTCCATCCAGTTCTGGCAGCGTCGTTGATAAAGAAAGACGCGTCGCGACGCCTGCTTCAAAACTCCACTTCAGTGTGACCGAAGGTAAGTCGCTCCACTCCGGAGGAAATCGCTTGCACTTATGAAGTTTTGGGACAACAAAACCGACTTTTCTCTAACGAAAATAAGGAAAGCTTGTGATAAAG is a genomic window containing:
- the LOC664601 gene encoding histidine ammonia-lyase isoform X1, whose amino-acid sequence is MKVSARVKDEWLQIPCKDGTNTVRWLGEEAWRKYQKLMQGVKIEEHDIINVIQEVRKTRGGALLDPDDIISEVLDNDDFVNIVLTTDTQVNVGVIPEELKHVLEPIPSNFLPADNYVFVDGSNLTTEMLVNLGNGEFKIKLSKEAINSVLKSRSLVESLLGEERSVYGITTGIGSFSEVSIPYDKLEDLQYNIIRSHAAGVGNPLSPARTRMLLALRINVLAKGYSGISLNTLQGLVDAFNASCLSWVPEQGSVGASGDLAPLAHLALGIVGEGKMWSPKTGWGEAKRVLKLNGLKPLVLGPKEADALVNGTQLITSIGAEAVERALHIAKQADVVAALTLEVLKGTSRAFDSDVQKIRPHKGQIAVAKRLRALLHSDTYPSEIAESHRFCNKVQDAYTLRCCPQVHGIVHDTIDFVQGIIQTEMNSGTDNPLVFADRGEIISAGNFHGEYPAKVLDFLSIAVHELASMSEKRIERLVNPVICIALSSLPAYLVKDGGLNSGFMVAHCTAAALVSENKVVCHPSSVDSMSTSAGQEDHVSMGCFAARKALQVIENVENVIAIELLAACQAIEFLRPLRTTTPLEEVYATVRSVVQPWDKDRFMAPDIEAVKKLLVENKIWNTVQHYMMFYHAPQEQETRVFSPTASSLGPERAKPRSSGRISLKRKSFAQEAEF
- the LOC664601 gene encoding histidine ammonia-lyase isoform X2 → MKVSARVKDEWLQIPCKDGTNTVRWLGEEAWRKYQKLMQGVKIEEHDIINVIQEVRKTRGGALLDPDDIISEVLDNDDFVNIVLTTDTQVNVGVIPEELKHVLEPIPSNFLPADNYVFVDGSNLTTEMLVNLGNGEFKIKLSKEAINSVLKSRSLVESLLGEERSVYGITTGIGSFSEVSIPYDKLEDLQYNIIRSHAAGVGNPLSPARTRMLLALRINVLAKGYSGISLNTLQGLVDAFNASCLSWVPEQGSVGASGDLAPLAHLALGIVGEGKMWSPKTGWGEAKRVLKLNGLKPLVLGPKEADALVNGTQLITSIGAEAVERALHIAKQADVVAALTLEVLKGTSRAFDSDVQKIRPHKGQIAVAKRLRALLHSDTYPSEIAESHRFCNKVQDAYTLRCCPQVHGIVHDTIDFVQGIIQTEMNSGTDNPLVFADRGEIISAGNFHGEYPAKVLDFLSIAVHELASMSEKRIERLVNPALSSLPAYLVKDGGLNSGFMVAHCTAAALVSENKVVCHPSSVDSMSTSAGQEDHVSMGCFAARKALQVIENVENVIAIELLAACQAIEFLRPLRTTTPLEEVYATVRSVVQPWDKDRFMAPDIEAVKKLLVENKIWNTVQHYMMFYHAPQEQETRVFSPTASSLGPERAKPRSSGRISLKRKSFAQEAEF